TCAGTAGGTCTATTCGATGTTGCAGTGGTATGCCGATGTTCAACTACTGACTACTGACTACTGACTACTGACTACTGACTACTGATCACTAGATTTTCCCGATCTCCGTCGCAATCTTGCGCATGCTCATCAGTTGCGTGACGGAGCGTTGCAACGATTCAAATTCACGATTGTTTTGCAGCATAAGGGCCATCTCGCCAACGGGGTTGACGTTGGAAGCTTCCAGCATGCCTTGGTGCAAGCGGGTTTGCGGCGCGGCCTGCGGTTGTGCGCCGCCATTGGCGACAAACAGGGAGTCGCTTTCTTTCAAGAGCGCGGTGCCGGGCGAATCAAAGCGCACGACTTTGAGGCGGCCTTGCTCCTGTCCGGCGCTGGTGATGAGGCCGTCCTCGCTGATCGAAACTTCGCCTGGGCGGATGGTGATGGGGCCGGCTTCGCCGACAACGAGGTCGCCATGCGCGGTGACAAGCTGGCCGTTGGCATCGAGCGTCAACGAACCGTCACGCGTGTAGCGTTCGCCGCGCGGCGTTTGCACGACCAGCAAGCCGTCGCCTTCCAGTGCCACATCCAGCGTGCGCCCCGTTTGGCGTGCCGTGCCGTTGCTGAAATCGAAGCGGCTGCCGGTGGTCACGCCCAGCGCGCGCACCGATTGCAATGCCGCATCTGACCGGTTCAACGAGGGGGCGTCAGCTTGCGCCGGGTCAGCCGCCGCGCGCCGCGCCGTTTCGAGTTCGGCGGCCTCGACCGAGCGGTAATGCAGCGCGTCGGCCTTATACCCGGTGGTCGAAGCGTTGGCGACGTTGTTGGCGATGACTTCGAGCGTGCGCAACCGCGCGCGCATGCCCAGATAAGCTGTGTAAAGTCCGTATTGCATTCTGTGATCCGATCAGGCCGCAGCCTTGAGCGAGTGCAATGAGATAATCAATTCCACCTCGCCTTTGGGCACGCCCAGGGTTTCCGCGATGGTTTCCACCGTCATCCCGCGCCGCGCCAGCACCAATACGCGATGCCGCCGTTCGGTCATGCTGGTGACTTTGCCGCCGCCGTTCGCTTTGACGTTGAGCAGGGGGCCTGCGCCGGTACGGCTTTGGTGCAGGTGCAATTCCAGCCAGGCCATCCGTCGCGCCTGTTCGGCGCTTTGTTCCAGGGCGCGGCGCAAACGCCCCTCGACGGCCATCAGCCGTTGTCCGAGTGCGGTGATTGAAGTTTGCTGCTGTCGTTCGGTTTGGCGCAGCCGGCAGGCCAACGCCCAACACGTGAGCGCGGCGCCCAGCAAGGCCAGATAAGCGGGCCATTGAGTCTGGTCGAAGGTCATGCGGAACTCCCTGAAATAAGTGAAAGCGGACGTTCGCTCGCGACGCCGATTTCGGTGATGCGCACGCCGTAATAACCGTCAATCACGACGACTTCGCCGCGCGCCAGCGAACGTCCGTTGACGAGCAGTTCGACCGGTTCGTCAACGGCGCGGTTGAGTTCGATCATCATGCCCGGCCCCAGCCGCACGACTTCGCGCAAGGGCAGGTTCGTCGTGCCGAACCGCACGATGACTTCCAATTCCATGCCGAGCAGGCGCTCGATATTACGCACGGTCGGTTCTTCGCGCCGGTTGTTACGGCGTGTGGCAGCCGGAGCAGGTGCCGCATTTGGCGCGCTGGCGGCGCTGGCTGCCGCCGCAGCCTGCTCCGTCGTGGTGGCGGAGGCGGCGAGCGCCTTTAACGAGCCATTGGGCGCATACAACAACAGCGCTTGCGTGTCTGACTCATCACCGATGTTCAGCGCGAAGGTGCCCACCCAGGCTTTGTTGCCGACCACCGCCGCCAGGCGCTTTTCCTGCCCGTTCAGCTCGAGGAAGGTAACCTCGCTGCAATTGACTGTGTCGCCTTGCTCGGTCAGGCGCACGGCAGCGTTGGTAAAAGCGGCTTTGAGCAAGGCGCGCCCGCCCGGTTTCGGCAGGCCGTCCGTGTCTTGCTTCGCCAGCTTTTCGAGTTGGGTGCCATCCTCGCTTTTGAAGAGGCAAACCGCGACGCCCGGCAGCGCGCCCGAACATTCGATAAAGAAGCCCCACGACCAAGTGGCCGCC
This region of Acidobacteriota bacterium genomic DNA includes:
- a CDS encoding FliM/FliN family flagellar motor switch protein, yielding MADTIEKQFITAFSESWSDIAPAKLGCDSTLGLLALREVSGEGVEAALAVAATWSWGFFIECSGALPGVAVCLFKSEDGTQLEKLAKQDTDGLPKPGGRALLKAAFTNAAVRLTEQGDTVNCSEVTFLELNGQEKRLAAVVGNKAWVGTFALNIGDESDTQALLLYAPNGSLKALAASATTTEQAAAAASAASAPNAAPAPAATRRNNRREEPTVRNIERLLGMELEVIVRFGTTNLPLREVVRLGPGMMIELNRAVDEPVELLVNGRSLARGEVVVIDGYYGVRITEIGVASERPLSLISGSSA
- the flgF gene encoding flagellar basal-body rod protein FlgF, which translates into the protein MQYGLYTAYLGMRARLRTLEVIANNVANASTTGYKADALHYRSVEAAELETARRAAADPAQADAPSLNRSDAALQSVRALGVTTGSRFDFSNGTARQTGRTLDVALEGDGLLVVQTPRGERYTRDGSLTLDANGQLVTAHGDLVVGEAGPITIRPGEVSISEDGLITSAGQEQGRLKVVRFDSPGTALLKESDSLFVANGGAQPQAAPQTRLHQGMLEASNVNPVGEMALMLQNNREFESLQRSVTQLMSMRKIATEIGKI